One region of Planctomycetota bacterium genomic DNA includes:
- a CDS encoding methyltransferase domain-containing protein produces the protein MLKVNLDYFRKLLAKPLLSLIKEQVRGSRIILDAGSGRLSSIRGINKDTDLCLVGIEFYKPYILKSRAKSIHNAYVQGDIRRMPFRAKSFDSVVSVEVLEHLNKQDGLMMIGEMERVSKDKIVLTTPNGLLLLPPGPEDNPDEKHISGWGVNELKNLGFAVYGLGGCKVFHPHHRYKNSVGEFMLRITLPIIRHLPYIAFQLFCVKDLKKQDSGLTLFNKHDLTKHLAGQGIEIGALDKPLEVNRQQCRVRYVDYQDEETLKSYNKAVSGRKIRQPDIVGNAQDLHMLADNSVDFVIFSHVLEHLPNPLKALKEFHRVLKPGGILYLGIPDKRFTFDVERPVTPLAHVIEDFRKGAKETDDISHYEEWFRLVELKRPAPARIELAELVEKKYTIHFHVWVAESILALLNYAGHKLGATFTLVDHYYRQGDADLVFILRKTTAPADKLPDRLAENYSPTRALLWKLREKIRQLKGG, from the coding sequence ATGTTAAAAGTCAATCTGGATTACTTCAGAAAACTATTGGCCAAGCCATTGCTCTCGTTAATAAAGGAGCAGGTGCGCGGCAGCCGTATCATTCTCGATGCCGGGTCCGGACGCCTTTCGTCCATCCGCGGCATCAATAAGGACACCGACCTTTGCCTGGTCGGCATAGAGTTTTACAAGCCCTACATATTAAAAAGCCGGGCCAAATCCATTCATAACGCCTATGTCCAGGGCGACATCCGCCGGATGCCCTTCCGCGCCAAGTCATTCGACAGCGTCGTATCCGTGGAAGTGCTCGAGCACTTAAACAAGCAGGACGGGCTAATGATGATCGGGGAGATGGAGCGCGTATCCAAAGATAAAATAGTTCTCACCACGCCCAACGGGCTACTCCTGCTGCCGCCGGGCCCGGAAGACAATCCGGACGAAAAGCACATCTCAGGCTGGGGGGTTAACGAGCTGAAAAACCTGGGATTTGCGGTTTATGGCCTGGGCGGATGCAAGGTTTTCCACCCGCATCACAGATACAAAAATTCAGTGGGCGAATTCATGTTAAGAATAACGCTCCCAATTATCCGCCATCTGCCTTATATCGCCTTTCAGTTATTCTGCGTTAAGGACTTAAAGAAACAGGATTCCGGCCTGACTCTTTTCAATAAGCACGACCTGACAAAGCACTTAGCCGGCCAAGGCATAGAAATCGGCGCCCTGGATAAGCCGCTGGAGGTCAACCGCCAACAATGCCGCGTCCGGTATGTGGACTATCAGGATGAAGAAACCCTCAAATCATACAATAAGGCCGTTTCCGGCCGCAAAATCAGACAGCCGGACATCGTCGGCAACGCCCAGGACCTGCATATGCTGGCAGATAACAGTGTCGATTTCGTCATCTTCAGCCACGTGCTCGAGCACCTGCCCAATCCGCTCAAGGCGCTGAAGGAATTCCACCGGGTATTGAAACCCGGCGGCATACTCTATCTGGGCATACCGGACAAGCGGTTCACCTTTGACGTTGAGCGGCCGGTCACGCCCCTGGCGCACGTGATAGAAGACTTCCGAAAAGGCGCCAAAGAAACAGATGATATCTCGCATTATGAGGAATGGTTCAGGCTGGTCGAGCTGAAACGTCCGGCCCCGGCCCGCATCGAGCTGGCCGAACTGGTCGAGAAAAAATACACCATCCACTTCCATGTCTGGGTGGCGGAAAGCATATTGGCACTGCTCAATTACGCCGGGCATAAATTAGGCGCCACATTTACGCTGGTTGACCACTATTACCGCCAGGGCGATGCGGATCTGGTCTTCATCCTGCGGAAAACCACGGCACCGGCCGATAAACTGCCGGACCGCCTGGCCGAAAATTATTCACCCACCAGGGCCCTGCTCTGGAAACTAAGAGAAAAAATAAGACAACTGAAAGGCGGTTAA
- a CDS encoding nucleotidyltransferase family protein — protein MQAVILAGGLGTRLRPLTLTIPKPMVEIAGKPYLYYQLMYLKKYKITDILLCIGHLGHQIKEYFGTGRKYGLNIRYSSENKPLGTGGGLKKARRLLQNSFILLYGDSFLPVNYSGLQAKFRAYGKSGLIAVYDNKDNTKVKNNIALDAGRAITRYDKISPGRDLQYVESGVLVLKKKILGLFPKREKVSLEIDIFPRLIKQRQLKGYICKNRFYDIGTFTGIRNFRRFLAQNQALYKNLIYNGEKT, from the coding sequence ATGCAAGCAGTCATATTAGCCGGCGGATTGGGAACGCGATTGAGGCCGTTGACCCTGACCATCCCCAAGCCGATGGTGGAAATAGCCGGTAAACCCTACTTGTATTACCAGCTCATGTACCTCAAGAAGTACAAAATTACGGATATCCTGCTCTGCATCGGGCATCTGGGCCATCAGATAAAGGAATATTTCGGCACCGGCCGGAAATACGGACTGAATATCAGGTATTCCTCGGAGAACAAGCCGCTGGGCACCGGAGGCGGACTGAAAAAGGCCCGCCGCCTCCTGCAGAACAGTTTCATCCTGCTTTACGGCGATTCCTTCCTACCCGTAAACTATTCCGGCCTGCAGGCGAAATTCCGGGCATACGGAAAATCCGGCCTGATTGCCGTTTATGACAACAAAGATAATACCAAAGTCAAAAACAACATCGCCCTCGATGCCGGTCGCGCCATAACCAGATACGACAAGATATCGCCCGGCCGGGATTTGCAGTACGTCGAATCCGGCGTGCTGGTGCTGAAGAAAAAGATATTGGGCCTGTTCCCGAAAAGGGAAAAAGTCTCGCTGGAAATCGATATCTTCCCCCGGCTGATAAAACAACGGCAGCTCAAGGGCTACATCTGCAAAAACCGGTTCTACGACATCGGGACCTTTACCGGAATCAGGAACTTCAGGCGGTTCCTGGCCCAAAACCAGGCACTATATAAAAACCTTATTTACAACGGAGAAAAGACATGA
- a CDS encoding HTH domain-containing protein gives MSDAFIDNVVKTASEFASSFGISSVSAQIYALLYISPSALSLDEISAKLHLSKSTVSQNIRILESWDAVKNIFVKGSRRDYYEVNPNIMEIALKKVKSGINSRMNKASANLGEIETRIGNVEDAGKKEFYQQRLNNLKKIYQTVTMLITMLPEKI, from the coding sequence ATGTCAGATGCCTTTATAGACAATGTAGTTAAGACAGCCAGTGAATTTGCGAGTAGCTTCGGCATCAGTTCTGTATCGGCCCAGATATATGCCCTTCTATATATATCACCCTCTGCCCTATCGCTGGATGAAATCTCGGCCAAACTGCACCTAAGCAAAAGCACGGTCAGCCAGAATATCCGGATTCTGGAGAGCTGGGATGCGGTCAAGAATATCTTTGTCAAGGGCTCGCGCCGGGACTATTACGAAGTTAACCCCAACATCATGGAAATCGCCTTGAAGAAAGTCAAAAGCGGCATAAATAGCCGGATGAATAAAGCATCAGCCAATCTGGGAGAGATAGAGACGCGAATCGGAAATGTTGAAGACGCAGGCAAAAAGGAATTTTACCAGCAACGGCTGAATAACCTCAAGAAGATATATCAAACAGTTACGATGTTAATAACCATGCTGCCTGAAAAAATATAA
- the bamD gene encoding outer membrane protein assembly factor BamD, with protein sequence MKYIFLALLSLTGLFFIGCSSAPEAAAPEKEYPVSPEAEAKYQDAEKEMAGNNYNAARGLLNEALELTKNRGQREKISFLVGESLFRAEYYNNAYKWFQKFLLEFPKTERLNDVINRELEIGFKFINGAKRSLWGFYIVPSYDLGVKIVRETLKSYPYTEHSEEYHFMLAGHLFGLEYYDEARTEYESFIRVYPKSKLVPEAEYRMARCYVLMYLGYAYEVTPLAEAYKITGKFTEKYPDSPLNADVKKLHEQITGSFAQRDYEVAMFYARTDKPKSARIYLESVIKNYPETKWAKDAAAALSELPDKEQK encoded by the coding sequence ATGAAATACATATTCCTTGCGCTTTTGTCTTTAACCGGATTGTTCTTTATCGGCTGTTCTTCGGCTCCGGAAGCGGCTGCTCCGGAAAAGGAATACCCGGTGTCTCCTGAAGCGGAGGCGAAATACCAGGACGCCGAAAAGGAGATGGCGGGTAATAATTATAATGCGGCCCGGGGATTGCTCAACGAGGCATTGGAGTTAACCAAAAACCGCGGCCAGCGGGAGAAAATCTCGTTCCTCGTCGGGGAAAGCCTGTTCCGGGCGGAATATTACAATAATGCCTACAAGTGGTTTCAGAAATTCCTGCTCGAATTTCCCAAGACAGAGAGGTTAAATGACGTTATCAACCGTGAGCTGGAGATTGGATTCAAATTCATCAACGGCGCCAAGCGCAGCTTGTGGGGCTTTTACATAGTTCCTTCGTATGATTTGGGCGTAAAGATTGTCCGCGAGACGTTGAAGAGTTATCCCTATACCGAACATTCCGAGGAATACCATTTCATGCTGGCCGGCCATCTTTTCGGATTGGAGTATTATGACGAAGCGCGCACTGAATACGAGAGTTTTATCCGGGTGTATCCTAAAAGCAAGCTTGTTCCCGAGGCAGAATACCGCATGGCCCGGTGCTATGTCCTGATGTATCTGGGGTATGCCTATGAGGTTACGCCGCTGGCCGAGGCATATAAAATTACCGGCAAATTTACCGAGAAGTATCCGGACAGCCCGCTTAACGCCGATGTCAAGAAATTGCACGAGCAGATTACCGGCTCCTTTGCCCAGCGGGATTATGAGGTGGCGATGTTTTATGCCAGGACGGACAAGCCAAAGTCAGCCCGGATTTATCTCGAAAGTGTGATTAAAAATTACCCTGAAACCAAATGGGCCAAGGACGCCGCCGCCGCCCTGAGCGAATTGCCGGATAAGGAACAGAAGTGA
- a CDS encoding oligosaccharide flippase family protein, giving the protein MEEKTLSHKIVRNTIFNIIGNGWGILIAIFLTPYIIKHIGVDRFGIWAVVGILTGYFGLLDFGISTSFVKYISEFYTKKDYVKINQIINTGVTFYCIFAVIIISIGFVLINPILRLLSIPVELYGEARFAFSLGIIIFCIFNAFSSFGAIQGGLQRMDISNKVAIAISVPQVIGTIIFLKLGYGLPGLMVNNALILIISSIVNIVIAFKILPELRLNPFLLTKEMFKKLFGFGYKLQIAKISSITSVQIDKLLITYFLSIGLVAYFQLGSTIVEKAKSLVLLFLTALIPAFSEIDARGEREKLIEGYTRGTKYLGLIAIPLFTFIIISAHHIMMAWMGPGYEKSTGIIQVLCVGWLFAVLSGMRAVIVQAIAKPEFEMKAGLLVAILNIPLSIIFIVQFGFMGVAIGTSLSLFIAAIYIFIKFQQLLHLPVWHFIKITILKTTIICICIGLPLWRLTSIFQGVLFEHTRIASLIILVINALMFFAVYLTVLSYLKPLDNIDMTLLKDKLSFLKPLILKFRSENIAQQINGRSK; this is encoded by the coding sequence ATGGAAGAAAAAACCCTGTCGCATAAAATAGTTCGCAATACTATCTTTAATATTATCGGAAATGGATGGGGAATATTAATTGCAATATTCCTGACCCCATATATCATCAAGCATATCGGAGTGGACAGATTTGGTATCTGGGCAGTAGTCGGTATACTAACGGGTTATTTCGGCTTATTAGATTTCGGGATTAGCACATCCTTCGTCAAATATATCTCCGAATTCTATACAAAAAAAGATTATGTGAAAATAAATCAGATTATAAACACCGGGGTTACCTTTTATTGTATCTTTGCGGTTATTATTATCAGCATTGGCTTCGTGCTCATTAACCCTATTTTACGTTTACTTAGTATCCCTGTAGAATTATATGGCGAGGCACGATTTGCGTTTTCGCTGGGTATTATCATCTTTTGTATTTTTAACGCCTTCAGTTCATTCGGGGCAATTCAAGGCGGGTTACAACGAATGGATATCTCCAATAAAGTGGCGATTGCTATCTCTGTCCCTCAGGTTATCGGAACAATCATTTTTCTGAAATTAGGGTATGGATTACCCGGACTAATGGTCAATAATGCACTCATCCTAATAATAAGCAGTATTGTCAATATCGTCATTGCCTTCAAAATACTGCCAGAATTACGACTCAACCCTTTCTTACTCACTAAAGAAATGTTCAAGAAACTATTCGGGTTTGGGTATAAATTACAAATCGCGAAGATTTCTTCAATAACATCCGTTCAAATTGATAAACTGTTAATTACTTATTTTCTATCAATCGGACTAGTGGCTTACTTCCAACTAGGAAGCACCATAGTGGAGAAAGCCAAGTCGCTTGTTCTTTTATTTCTTACTGCTTTAATACCAGCCTTTTCAGAAATAGATGCCAGAGGCGAAAGAGAAAAACTAATTGAAGGTTACACCCGAGGGACAAAATACCTAGGGCTGATAGCAATCCCTTTATTTACCTTTATCATTATCTCTGCCCACCACATAATGATGGCCTGGATGGGACCAGGTTATGAAAAATCTACCGGGATTATTCAAGTCCTTTGCGTGGGTTGGTTATTCGCGGTTTTATCCGGAATGAGGGCGGTGATCGTGCAAGCAATTGCGAAACCAGAATTTGAAATGAAAGCAGGATTACTTGTAGCAATCCTGAATATCCCGTTAAGTATCATCTTTATTGTTCAATTCGGCTTTATGGGTGTTGCAATAGGCACATCTCTCAGCTTGTTTATAGCGGCCATATATATTTTTATAAAATTCCAGCAGCTACTTCATTTACCTGTTTGGCATTTCATAAAGATAACCATTCTGAAAACTACCATTATATGTATCTGCATTGGGCTACCCCTTTGGAGGTTAACGAGCATATTTCAAGGTGTTTTATTTGAACATACGCGAATTGCAAGCTTAATTATTTTAGTTATCAACGCGTTGATGTTTTTCGCTGTTTATTTAACGGTGCTATCCTATCTGAAACCTTTAGATAACATTGACATGACATTACTCAAAGATAAATTATCGTTTTTAAAACCTTTAATACTGAAATTCCGTAGTGAAAACATTGCGCAACAAATCAACGGAAGAAGCAAGTAA
- a CDS encoding ribonuclease Z, translated as MIKITFLGTNGWYDTKTGNTVSVLIQHPRYDIILDAGNGFAKIGRHLTFNQPVYLFLSHYHLDHIIGLHTLNKFNFREGLHITGPRGLKKMLHTIVQKPYTFPFTKLPYPTRVFEAKKGGYKSPIPFECQPLNHPVPTLGYRLNIGGKTITYCTDTGYCANAVKLARSADLLITECAFKRGQELPQWPHLNPDRAAKLAKEAKARKLILTHFDAAIYPALKDRRTARRQAKETFSNVIEASDNLTITV; from the coding sequence ATGATAAAAATAACCTTCCTCGGCACCAACGGCTGGTATGACACGAAAACCGGCAATACGGTTTCGGTCCTGATACAGCATCCGCGCTATGACATTATCCTTGATGCCGGCAACGGATTCGCCAAGATCGGCCGGCACCTCACCTTTAACCAGCCGGTTTATTTATTCCTGTCACATTATCATTTAGACCATATTATCGGATTACACACCCTGAACAAATTCAACTTCAGGGAAGGATTACATATTACCGGCCCCAGGGGCCTGAAAAAGATGCTCCATACCATTGTCCAAAAACCATACACCTTCCCGTTTACCAAACTCCCCTACCCGACCAGGGTATTTGAGGCCAAGAAAGGCGGTTATAAATCGCCTATTCCATTTGAATGTCAACCATTAAATCATCCGGTCCCCACTTTAGGATACCGACTTAATATCGGCGGTAAAACAATCACCTACTGCACCGATACCGGCTATTGCGCCAATGCCGTCAAATTGGCCAGGAGTGCCGACCTGCTCATTACCGAATGCGCGTTCAAGCGGGGGCAGGAATTACCCCAATGGCCGCACCTGAATCCGGACCGGGCCGCAAAATTAGCCAAAGAAGCCAAGGCCAGGAAACTCATCCTGACCCATTTTGACGCGGCCATATATCCGGCGTTAAAGGACCGCCGGACCGCCCGGCGCCAGGCCAAAGAAACATTCTCTAATGTAATTGAAGCGTCAGACAATCTGACGATTACGGTTTAG
- a CDS encoding FkbM family methyltransferase: MRKLLFLLFIKSWRLISVTGLGKIPGAGRFYNCVYSKLNPRCILLININGFKNKMYVNTADIGFIPMLLRYGTLQVEQYKIKVFTQIVKKGMVIADIGANIGYYTLIAARLVGKNGIVYAFEPAPNNYKLLCKNIRASGYLNVVPLQKALSNKQEKLKLYVSDAEMAGHSFSMNTRLNSLKNLDDQINSVEVEAVTLDEYYMNVIKNTRIDILKINIEGAEELALDGANKILTNSNPKILIEFWPYALKNLGTDPVKLLHKLRKYGFKIQFIDEKKQSLEPIEKIEKFCEVANILNRAPNLLLER, encoded by the coding sequence ATGCGTAAATTACTATTCCTGCTTTTCATAAAAAGTTGGCGGCTCATTAGCGTAACCGGACTGGGAAAAATTCCTGGAGCCGGCAGATTCTATAACTGCGTATATTCCAAGCTTAACCCTAGATGTATTCTTTTAATTAATATTAATGGTTTTAAAAACAAGATGTATGTAAATACTGCTGACATAGGTTTTATTCCAATGTTGCTACGCTATGGTACCTTGCAAGTGGAACAATATAAAATAAAGGTTTTCACGCAGATAGTCAAAAAGGGTATGGTTATAGCCGATATCGGGGCAAACATCGGATATTATACCTTAATCGCTGCTAGGCTAGTGGGTAAGAACGGTATTGTATACGCATTTGAGCCTGCCCCAAACAATTATAAACTCCTCTGCAAAAATATCAGGGCAAGCGGCTATCTAAATGTGGTTCCTCTTCAGAAAGCACTTTCTAATAAGCAGGAAAAACTTAAACTCTATGTTAGCGATGCCGAAATGGCAGGACATTCATTTTCCATGAACACTCGCTTAAATTCCTTGAAAAACTTGGATGATCAGATTAATTCCGTTGAAGTAGAAGCGGTAACTCTAGACGAATATTATATGAACGTGATAAAAAACACAAGGATAGACATTCTAAAAATAAATATTGAAGGAGCGGAAGAACTTGCATTAGATGGGGCTAACAAGATATTAACAAACAGCAATCCGAAAATTCTTATAGAATTTTGGCCATACGCGCTTAAAAATCTGGGAACGGACCCTGTAAAGTTATTACATAAACTAAGAAAATACGGGTTTAAAATACAATTTATCGACGAAAAGAAACAATCGCTGGAGCCGATAGAGAAAATCGAAAAATTTTGCGAGGTAGCAAATATCCTTAACCGAGCACCAAATTTATTACTTGAAAGATAG
- a CDS encoding GxxExxY protein, producing the protein MKWNDSEYREITDKIIKSFYKVHDTLGPGFLEEAYHKALLIELKKHFTNVESEKSFPILYENQEVGKYIPDILVEGKIIIEIKAVNELDENHKAQIISQLRVSGILIGFLVNFAKKELDFRRFDNFYELEKQGLKLD; encoded by the coding sequence ATGAAATGGAATGATTCAGAATATAGAGAAATAACCGATAAAATTATTAAATCTTTCTATAAGGTTCATGATACACTTGGACCGGGATTTTTAGAAGAGGCATACCATAAAGCACTTTTGATAGAGTTAAAAAAACATTTTACTAATGTAGAAAGTGAGAAATCTTTCCCGATTCTGTACGAAAACCAAGAAGTGGGTAAGTATATACCGGATATTTTAGTGGAAGGCAAAATAATCATAGAAATCAAAGCCGTAAATGAATTAGATGAAAATCATAAGGCACAAATTATATCACAATTAAGGGTTAGTGGAATATTAATCGGGTTTTTAGTTAATTTTGCCAAGAAAGAATTGGACTTCAGGAGGTTTGATAACTTTTATGAATTGGAGAAACAAGGACTAAAATTGGACTAA
- a CDS encoding radical SAM protein, whose protein sequence is MMRYFSYAARILRSSAGNLLSRAIGKIPRPDYIVYEVTDACNSRCHHCNIWQNKPTKDMLQPEEIERIFSTPFFRNVKIVLVTGGEAMTRHDIKEVIRAIHKALPQAKITLSTNALLPDKALETIKDAINNGICLSVGISLDAVGEQHDAIRGVKGNFQKADYLIKECLKLKEQYKEKMGIVVAGHTLSSLTAGTLKGVLEYARGVKVNCLTQLYEQFTFYHNIDAEKGDKIENYQQSDNRGLISEIKELPPSFHNEMLLTALTHKLKYQCAGMRKFFLLKCNGDIAPCLGYSHVCAGNIRSLTPDKFWTGQQAKKARAVVDNCRGCSNAWATGWSFENWFPPFIKMVLGLRSKRRKQKLLKRPADNGGA, encoded by the coding sequence ATGATGCGGTATTTTTCCTACGCGGCCCGGATACTCAGGAGCTCGGCTGGCAACCTGCTTTCCAGGGCCATCGGCAAAATCCCCCGGCCGGATTACATCGTTTATGAAGTCACTGACGCCTGCAATTCCCGGTGCCATCATTGCAACATCTGGCAGAATAAGCCGACCAAAGACATGCTCCAGCCCGAGGAAATCGAGCGGATATTCTCCACCCCGTTTTTCCGGAACGTAAAAATCGTCCTGGTCACCGGCGGCGAGGCCATGACGCGCCACGACATAAAAGAAGTCATCCGGGCCATCCATAAGGCCCTGCCGCAGGCCAAAATCACGCTCAGCACCAATGCCCTGCTGCCGGACAAGGCGCTGGAAACCATCAAGGACGCCATCAATAACGGCATCTGCCTGTCGGTCGGGATATCGCTCGACGCGGTGGGCGAGCAGCACGACGCCATCCGGGGCGTAAAAGGCAATTTCCAGAAAGCCGATTACCTGATTAAGGAATGCCTCAAATTAAAAGAGCAATACAAAGAGAAAATGGGCATCGTCGTGGCCGGCCATACCCTGTCCAGCCTGACCGCCGGGACGCTCAAAGGAGTCCTGGAATACGCCCGGGGGGTAAAGGTGAACTGCCTGACCCAGCTCTATGAACAATTCACCTTCTATCACAATATTGACGCGGAAAAAGGCGATAAGATTGAAAACTACCAGCAATCGGACAACCGCGGCTTAATCAGCGAAATCAAGGAATTGCCGCCCTCCTTCCATAATGAAATGCTCCTGACGGCGCTGACGCACAAATTAAAATACCAGTGCGCCGGGATGCGCAAATTCTTCCTGCTGAAATGCAACGGCGATATCGCTCCCTGCCTGGGTTACAGCCATGTCTGCGCCGGGAATATCAGGTCCCTGACGCCCGATAAATTCTGGACCGGTCAACAGGCCAAGAAAGCCCGGGCCGTGGTCGACAACTGCCGCGGCTGCTCCAATGCCTGGGCCACCGGATGGAGTTTCGAGAACTGGTTCCCGCCTTTTATAAAGATGGTCCTGGGCTTGAGATCCAAAAGAAGGAAGCAGAAATTACTTAAGCGCCCCGCTGATAATGGAGGCGCCTAA
- the recO gene encoding DNA repair protein RecO — MNFRKTEAITIGQRDYSDTSQILTFYTNDYGKLTALARGIKRPKHRLLNPPDIFSYSEIIFISKSPQGLNLLTEITVRDNFPLLRINLARLRMAFYVARFLDELTEPDEPNPPLFNLALRTLQQLASVRPVSARIKKARKITDNSCSDMEKMIIFAFEAQALKFLGYMPNTQSCPVCKKTLAKSRKVVFSFYNGSILCPACRGRQARKDDLIEVSAGVMKLVDVLSNPFLPDLERLKITGPMRAELRGFINKYITYIANT, encoded by the coding sequence ATGAATTTCCGCAAGACCGAGGCAATTACCATCGGGCAGAGGGACTACAGCGATACCAGCCAGATTCTCACTTTTTACACTAACGACTACGGTAAGCTAACGGCTTTGGCGCGCGGCATCAAAAGGCCCAAGCACCGGCTCCTGAATCCGCCCGACATTTTCAGTTACAGCGAAATAATATTTATCAGTAAGTCGCCTCAGGGCTTGAACCTTCTGACCGAGATAACCGTCCGGGATAACTTTCCTTTACTCAGAATAAATCTGGCCCGCCTGCGCATGGCTTTTTATGTGGCGCGATTCCTGGACGAGTTGACCGAGCCGGACGAACCGAATCCGCCGCTGTTTAATCTTGCCTTACGGACGCTCCAACAGCTCGCGTCTGTTCGGCCGGTTTCGGCCCGGATCAAAAAGGCGCGAAAGATAACCGATAATTCTTGCAGTGATATGGAAAAAATGATTATCTTTGCCTTCGAGGCCCAGGCGCTGAAATTCCTGGGTTATATGCCCAATACCCAGAGTTGCCCGGTTTGTAAGAAAACGCTTGCTAAGAGCCGGAAAGTGGTTTTTAGTTTTTATAACGGCAGTATTCTTTGCCCGGCTTGCCGGGGCCGGCAGGCCAGGAAGGACGATTTGATAGAAGTATCGGCCGGCGTGATGAAACTGGTTGACGTGCTGAGCAACCCGTTTCTGCCGGACCTGGAGCGCCTGAAGATTACCGGCCCGATGCGGGCGGAGCTGAGGGGCTTTATAAATAAATATATTACTTATATTGCGAATACCTAA